In Novosphingobium sp. MMS21-SN21R, a single genomic region encodes these proteins:
- a CDS encoding MFS transporter, whose amino-acid sequence MPQTIDGMTGRQKSLAFFTLITALVLEIVDVTIINTALPAMQTDFAARGQDLGGGAAQWIAAGYSLAFGLLLLLGGRLGDLFGGRAMFLLGVSGFTLASAMCGLAISPETLIAARVAQGASGAIMAPQVMAVIQILYDPVERIGRLAWFGVIGGLAGILGPILGGLLIAADVAGLGWRSVFLINLPIGLAALAAGWRYLPREVAHKGGRIDLIGTLAFGAALAAMLFPLVRGEHAGFDGVSIAILAASPLLMWAAWRSLVRRARTGGPVIFPPELGANRLFRTAASISLVFSAANTGFLFVFAHALQARLGYSPLQTGLVHIPFSAGVMIGMGFLGRRYLAKAGKWVMVCAAVALLIADGAALGWIAAGGPGLPLLIPALLLAGIGMGTLSGPATPVALARVDRAHAGAASGILKTVMQMGGAFGIALIGSAYFSLNGPVAASGPDGMFAAIAVIEVLLTVCLLLALSLPAQIFPAKPASQASQTQ is encoded by the coding sequence ATGCCGCAAACCATCGATGGCATGACAGGTCGCCAGAAGAGCCTCGCCTTCTTCACCCTGATTACCGCGCTGGTGCTCGAGATCGTCGACGTCACGATCATCAACACCGCGCTCCCCGCGATGCAGACCGATTTCGCCGCGCGCGGTCAAGACCTCGGCGGCGGAGCTGCGCAGTGGATTGCGGCGGGCTATTCGCTCGCGTTCGGCCTGCTCCTCCTGCTGGGCGGACGCCTCGGCGATCTGTTCGGCGGGCGCGCGATGTTCCTGCTCGGTGTGTCCGGTTTCACTTTGGCCTCGGCCATGTGCGGTCTGGCCATTAGCCCTGAAACCCTGATTGCCGCGCGCGTGGCGCAAGGGGCCTCGGGCGCGATCATGGCCCCGCAGGTCATGGCCGTGATCCAGATTCTCTACGATCCGGTCGAGCGCATTGGACGCCTCGCATGGTTCGGCGTGATCGGCGGCCTTGCCGGTATTCTCGGCCCCATCCTCGGCGGCCTGCTCATCGCAGCGGACGTTGCGGGCCTCGGCTGGCGCAGCGTCTTCCTGATAAACCTGCCCATCGGTCTCGCCGCACTTGCCGCAGGCTGGCGCTATCTCCCGCGCGAAGTGGCGCACAAGGGCGGGCGCATCGACCTGATCGGCACGCTGGCGTTCGGCGCGGCCCTTGCCGCCATGCTGTTCCCGCTGGTTCGCGGCGAACATGCAGGCTTCGACGGCGTCAGCATCGCCATTCTTGCCGCTTCGCCGTTGCTGATGTGGGCAGCGTGGCGCAGCCTCGTCCGGCGCGCGCGCACCGGCGGTCCTGTGATCTTCCCGCCCGAACTTGGCGCCAACCGCCTGTTCCGCACCGCCGCCTCGATCAGCCTCGTATTCTCCGCCGCTAACACAGGCTTCCTGTTCGTCTTCGCCCACGCGCTGCAAGCCCGGCTTGGCTACAGCCCGCTGCAAACCGGCCTTGTCCATATTCCGTTCAGCGCGGGCGTGATGATCGGCATGGGATTTCTCGGCCGTCGCTATCTCGCAAAAGCGGGCAAGTGGGTCATGGTATGCGCTGCCGTAGCCCTGTTGATTGCCGATGGCGCCGCGCTCGGCTGGATCGCGGCGGGAGGCCCCGGACTGCCGCTCCTGATCCCGGCGCTGCTGCTCGCCGGCATCGGCATGGGCACGCTATCAGGCCCGGCCACGCCGGTCGCGCTGGCGCGCGTAGACCGCGCCCATGCGGGGGCTGCCAGTGGTATCCTCAAGACGGTCATGCAGATGGGCGGCGCGTTCGGCATCGCGCTCATCGGCAGTGCCTATTTCAGCCTCAATGGTCCCGTGGCAGCTTCGGGGCCAGACGGCATGTTCGCGGCCATCGCCGTGATCGAGGTGTTGCTGACCGTCTGCCTGCTGCTCGCCTTGTCGCTGCCCGCGCAGATCTTCCCCGCGAAACCTGCTTCCCAAGCGAGCCAAACGCAGTAG
- a CDS encoding HD domain-containing protein, which produces MDDLPTAKFHAMTEGTQDDWDAIMQHLQPHARSGGVRVVDHLRLLEGDCGGFAVDRLTHCLQTATRAHRDGRAEDYVVMALLHDIGDVLGAYNHPDIAAAILKPFVSEELLWIVQHHGIFQGYNFFHFLGLNRNMRDQFEGHEHYAATVEFIDKYDCPAFDPAYDTLPLSFFEPMVLRLFEFPRASIYKKAMTQE; this is translated from the coding sequence ATGGACGATCTGCCAACCGCCAAGTTCCACGCGATGACCGAGGGCACGCAGGATGACTGGGATGCGATCATGCAGCATCTTCAGCCCCATGCCCGCAGCGGCGGCGTCCGGGTGGTCGATCACTTGCGCCTGCTCGAAGGCGATTGCGGCGGCTTCGCGGTAGATCGGCTGACGCATTGCCTGCAAACCGCTACTCGCGCCCACCGCGACGGGCGGGCCGAGGACTATGTCGTCATGGCCCTGCTGCACGACATCGGTGACGTGCTCGGTGCCTACAATCACCCTGATATTGCCGCCGCCATCCTCAAGCCCTTCGTCTCCGAAGAACTGCTGTGGATCGTGCAGCATCATGGCATCTTTCAGGGCTACAATTTCTTCCACTTCCTCGGGCTGAACCGCAACATGCGTGACCAGTTCGAGGGCCATGAGCACTATGCCGCCACTGTGGAATTCATCGACAAGTACGATTGCCCGGCGTTCGATCCCGCCTACGATACACTGCCGCTGTCGTTCTTCGAGCCGATGGTCCTGCGCCTGTTCGAATTTCCCCGCGCCAGCATCTACAAGAAGGCGATGACGCAGGAATGA
- a CDS encoding FAD-dependent oxidoreductase, whose translation MHIAIVGAGMAGLSCADRLRREGHRVSLFDKGRGPGGRMSTRRMQTPLGELHFDHGAQYFTVRDPAFMAQVARWSASGVAAPWPAAGTGAWVGVPTMNAVVRDMAEQHDVSFGWHVRGLVRKDGSWHLTGDSAGGERLQSGPFDTVVVSLPPEQAAAIVALHDLSLASTALAARSQPCWTAMFAFDAALPTSRDTIRDAGLINWAARNSAKPGRGGPETWVVQANPQWSADHIEEPAEQVTAQLLLSLGKSLGVVMPQPVVQSAHRWRYAMSTGSNLGALWSAGSRIGVCGDWLLGPRVENAWLSGRTLASLILATVEQRAA comes from the coding sequence ATGCACATTGCTATTGTCGGGGCCGGAATGGCCGGCCTTTCCTGCGCCGACCGGTTGCGCCGTGAGGGCCACCGCGTTTCGCTGTTCGACAAGGGACGCGGTCCGGGGGGGCGCATGTCGACCCGGCGGATGCAGACTCCACTGGGCGAACTGCATTTCGACCACGGCGCGCAGTATTTCACCGTGCGCGATCCGGCATTCATGGCGCAAGTGGCGCGCTGGTCGGCGAGCGGCGTTGCTGCGCCCTGGCCTGCTGCCGGGACCGGCGCATGGGTGGGCGTGCCGACGATGAACGCAGTGGTGCGCGATATGGCAGAGCAGCACGACGTGTCGTTCGGCTGGCATGTGCGCGGCCTCGTTCGCAAGGACGGGTCATGGCATCTGACAGGCGATTCCGCAGGTGGTGAACGGCTGCAGAGCGGGCCGTTCGATACGGTGGTGGTGTCACTCCCACCCGAACAGGCAGCAGCCATCGTTGCGCTGCACGACCTTTCGCTGGCATCAACGGCGCTGGCTGCACGTTCGCAGCCGTGCTGGACCGCGATGTTCGCGTTTGACGCAGCCCTGCCGACATCGCGCGATACCATCCGCGATGCCGGGCTGATTAACTGGGCGGCGCGCAATTCCGCCAAGCCCGGTCGCGGTGGCCCCGAGACCTGGGTGGTGCAGGCCAATCCGCAATGGTCAGCCGACCATATCGAGGAGCCGGCGGAGCAAGTGACGGCGCAATTGCTGCTGTCGCTTGGTAAATCGCTGGGCGTCGTCATGCCTCAACCGGTCGTGCAATCGGCGCATCGCTGGCGTTATGCGATGTCGACGGGAAGCAACCTTGGTGCGCTGTGGAGCGCAGGTTCGCGCATCGGCGTTTGCGGTGACTGGCTGCTCGGGCCGCGCGTGGAGAACGCGTGGCTTTCCGGGCGGACATTGGCGAGCCTGATTCTGGCGACGGTGGAGCAGCGGGCTGCTTGA
- the folE gene encoding GTP cyclohydrolase I FolE, producing MADVIGEDGKIAVPAEVQDAIRTLIRWSGDEPEREGLLDTPKRVARAWREYCSGYSSDPGVHLSRTFEEVGGYDEVVLLRDIPFQSHCEHHMAPITGTASIAYLPKDRVVGISKLARVLHGYAQRLQVQERLTAEVAQCIWDNLQPHGVAVVIEAQHGCMTGRGVKTHGVGMVTSRMLGCFLSDASSRKEVLALMGRG from the coding sequence ATGGCCGATGTCATCGGCGAAGACGGCAAGATCGCCGTGCCCGCCGAAGTGCAGGACGCAATCCGCACGCTTATCCGCTGGTCTGGCGACGAGCCTGAGCGCGAGGGTCTGCTCGATACCCCCAAGCGGGTGGCGCGGGCGTGGCGCGAATATTGCAGCGGTTATTCCAGCGATCCCGGCGTGCATCTTTCGCGCACTTTCGAGGAAGTGGGCGGCTATGACGAGGTTGTGCTGCTGCGCGACATTCCGTTCCAGAGCCACTGCGAACACCATATGGCGCCGATCACCGGCACCGCCTCCATCGCCTATCTGCCCAAGGACCGGGTGGTCGGCATTTCCAAACTGGCGCGCGTGCTGCACGGCTATGCCCAGCGCCTGCAGGTGCAGGAGCGACTGACCGCCGAAGTGGCGCAATGCATCTGGGACAATCTTCAGCCGCACGGCGTTGCCGTGGTTATCGAAGCGCAGCATGGCTGCATGACCGGGCGCGGCGTGAAGACGCACGGGGTCGGCATGGTCACCAGCCGGATGCTCGGATGCTTCCTGAGCGATGCCAGCAGCCGCAAGGAAGTGCTGGCGTTGATGGGACGTGGTTGA
- a CDS encoding LuxR C-terminal-related transcriptional regulator, translating into MSINEMIASSPTAAVISNPRLPDNPIIACNDAFVELTGYGRDEIIGRNCRFLRGTGTEDEKALTLREGIWRKQPVMVEILNYKKDGTPFRNAVMVAPIFDAAGELEYFLGSQVEIGEDQAQANDARRNGAAERVERLSRRQKEILVLMAAGKLNKQIAYELSLSERTVKMHRSAVLKGLDVKTSADAIRVAIEAGF; encoded by the coding sequence ATGTCTATCAACGAGATGATCGCCTCCAGCCCGACGGCCGCCGTCATCAGCAATCCGCGTCTGCCGGACAACCCGATCATTGCCTGCAATGACGCGTTCGTCGAATTGACTGGTTATGGCCGTGACGAGATCATCGGCCGCAACTGTCGCTTCCTGCGCGGCACCGGCACCGAGGACGAGAAAGCGCTGACCTTGCGCGAAGGCATCTGGCGCAAGCAGCCGGTCATGGTCGAGATTCTCAACTACAAGAAGGACGGCACCCCCTTCCGCAACGCAGTCATGGTCGCGCCCATCTTTGATGCGGCAGGCGAACTCGAATACTTCCTCGGCTCGCAGGTCGAGATCGGCGAGGATCAGGCCCAGGCCAACGACGCCCGCCGCAATGGCGCTGCGGAGCGTGTCGAACGCCTCAGCCGCAGGCAGAAGGAAATCCTCGTGCTCATGGCTGCGGGCAAGCTCAACAAGCAGATCGCCTACGAACTGTCCTTGAGCGAACGCACCGTCAAGATGCACCGCTCCGCCGTGCTCAAGGGCCTCGACGTCAAGACCAGCGCCGACGCCATCCGCGTCGCCATCGAAGCAGGGTTCTAA
- a CDS encoding HWE histidine kinase domain-containing protein: protein MSAGDVRRSEFVRALIQRDRSPAESLAWVAGLILAPTALRLMFDTGALGLPFLTYWPSLLIASLVLELRFAVVFAVLTAMFAQRMFGGGAWFREVTTARVVFFAMFAFSAGMIVTMGTMLRRVLREVEDAHAAQERYAREMRHRVRGMLTMIQALASRGPNARSPMDFYKEFSLRLEGLANSSDLLQIGAESDGQLPQMAGQTVAPFDRDGRIRLSGEPCKVPAASCIPLIMALHELCSNAIAHGALSNATGRVELNWFLGPDGSTLYVIWTEKGGPRVEEPAYCGLGRKLLEAQPGIASIDLNFDTTGVWCEIRIAGASAITAMQDRRAAG, encoded by the coding sequence GTGAGTGCTGGAGACGTGCGTCGGAGCGAATTTGTCCGCGCCCTCATCCAGCGTGACCGCTCGCCGGCGGAGTCACTGGCGTGGGTGGCCGGACTGATCCTCGCGCCGACGGCGCTGCGCCTGATGTTCGACACAGGCGCGCTGGGGTTGCCTTTCCTGACCTATTGGCCGAGCCTGCTGATCGCCTCGCTGGTGCTGGAGCTGCGGTTCGCCGTGGTCTTTGCGGTACTGACCGCGATGTTTGCGCAGCGCATGTTCGGCGGCGGCGCCTGGTTCCGCGAAGTGACGACGGCGCGCGTGGTGTTCTTCGCGATGTTCGCGTTTTCTGCCGGAATGATCGTGACGATGGGCACGATGCTGCGCCGCGTGCTGCGCGAGGTCGAGGATGCTCACGCCGCGCAGGAGCGCTACGCCCGCGAAATGCGCCACCGGGTGCGAGGCATGTTGACGATGATCCAGGCGCTTGCCTCGCGCGGGCCGAACGCGCGATCGCCGATGGATTTCTACAAGGAGTTCTCGCTGCGGCTCGAGGGGCTGGCAAACTCCAGCGACCTGCTGCAGATCGGTGCGGAGAGCGATGGGCAGCTGCCGCAGATGGCCGGGCAGACTGTCGCGCCGTTCGACCGCGACGGGCGCATCCGCCTGAGTGGGGAGCCTTGCAAGGTGCCCGCGGCGAGCTGCATTCCGCTGATCATGGCGCTGCATGAGCTGTGCTCGAACGCGATCGCGCATGGGGCGCTGTCGAATGCGACGGGGCGAGTCGAGCTTAACTGGTTTCTGGGGCCTGACGGTTCGACGCTCTACGTGATCTGGACCGAAAAAGGCGGGCCCCGCGTGGAAGAGCCAGCCTATTGCGGGCTGGGGCGCAAGCTGCTCGAGGCGCAGCCGGGGATCGCGTCGATCGACCTCAATTTCGATACCACAGGCGTGTGGTGTGAAATCCGGATCGCCGGTGCTTCGGCAATTACGGCGATGCAGGATCGGCGCGCGGCTGGTTAG
- a CDS encoding protocatechuate 4,5-dioxygenase subunit alpha: protein MTPDSARRPHSETAANAIRQAIPLFGGDLARRGYELNAMCFSFNEKANRDAFLADEDAYCAKFALTPEQRKAVADRDVLAMLDAGGNVYYLAKLAGIFGLGVQDLGAMQTGMTVDEFKAMLVTWADKIPHKENA from the coding sequence ATGACCCCTGATTCGGCCCGGAGGCCCCATTCGGAAACGGCAGCAAATGCCATCCGCCAAGCCATTCCGCTGTTCGGCGGCGACCTCGCCCGCCGCGGCTACGAACTCAACGCAATGTGCTTCTCGTTCAACGAAAAGGCCAACCGCGACGCCTTCCTTGCCGACGAGGATGCATACTGCGCCAAATTCGCGCTCACGCCCGAGCAGCGCAAGGCCGTGGCGGACCGCGATGTGCTGGCCATGCTCGATGCCGGCGGCAACGTCTATTACCTCGCCAAGCTGGCTGGAATCTTCGGCCTCGGCGTGCAGGACCTCGGCGCGATGCAGACCGGCATGACGGTCGATGAATTCAAGGCCATGCTCGTCACCTGGGCCGACAAGATCCCCCATAAGGAGAACGCATGA
- a CDS encoding class III extradiol dioxygenase family protein produces MANVIGGYFTSHVPGIGGAIVRGDQETPYWKPFFDGFPPIREWLAQARPDVAVVFSNDHGLNFFLDKMPTFAVGAAPTYDNADEGWGLPVYKSFTGHPALSWHVIDSLVRDEFDITTCQQMLVDHAVSIPFELIYPGAESWPIKLIPISINTVQYPLPSPKRCLALGRAVHRALQSWGGDERILVCGTGGLSHQLDGPRAGFMNPDYDMFCLDNLAANPEALTGHTAEEVAQLAGTQGVEILNWIAARGAMGDAPLAQVSRNYHIPISNTAAASLLLEPA; encoded by the coding sequence ATGGCCAATGTGATCGGCGGCTATTTCACCAGCCACGTCCCCGGCATCGGCGGCGCAATCGTGCGCGGCGATCAGGAAACGCCCTACTGGAAACCGTTCTTCGACGGGTTCCCGCCCATCCGCGAATGGCTGGCGCAGGCCAGGCCCGATGTCGCGGTGGTTTTCTCCAATGACCACGGCCTAAACTTCTTCCTCGACAAGATGCCCACGTTCGCGGTCGGCGCGGCGCCCACTTACGACAATGCCGACGAGGGCTGGGGGCTGCCGGTCTACAAAAGCTTCACCGGCCACCCGGCGCTGTCATGGCATGTGATCGACAGCTTGGTGCGCGATGAATTCGATATCACCACCTGCCAGCAGATGCTGGTCGATCACGCCGTGTCGATCCCGTTCGAACTCATTTATCCCGGCGCGGAAAGCTGGCCGATCAAGCTTATCCCGATCTCGATCAACACGGTCCAGTATCCGCTGCCCAGCCCGAAGCGCTGCCTCGCATTGGGCCGCGCTGTCCACCGCGCGCTGCAATCGTGGGGCGGGGACGAACGCATCCTCGTCTGCGGCACTGGCGGCCTCTCGCACCAATTGGACGGCCCGCGCGCCGGGTTCATGAACCCCGATTACGACATGTTCTGTCTGGATAACCTCGCCGCCAACCCGGAAGCGCTGACCGGCCACACTGCCGAGGAAGTTGCGCAGCTCGCCGGCACGCAAGGCGTCGAAATCCTCAACTGGATCGCCGCCCGCGGGGCCATGGGCGACGCTCCGCTCGCCCAGGTCAGCCGCAACTACCACATCCCCATCAGCAACACCGCGGCGGCCAGCCTTTTGCTGGAGCCAGCCTGA
- a CDS encoding response regulator transcription factor: MIPVLVADDHGFIRAGVEAVLRGTRFSIVAATASGEETLDAIKTHDPAIVLLDINMPGMNGVQTLEALRERGDKRKVVLLTAEINDRQLMSVMRAGVDGIVSKDGAEDGLVDVLDRVHSGQKAIGQDFLQRALDLSLRPDSQGPLGKLNPRERKIAALVARGMRNRDIGAEMGIGEGTVKVYLHTMYQKLGIDNRTELALLAVNEQDG; encoded by the coding sequence ATGATACCCGTTCTTGTCGCCGACGATCATGGCTTCATCCGCGCAGGCGTTGAAGCGGTGCTGCGCGGCACGCGCTTCTCGATCGTGGCAGCGACGGCGAGCGGCGAGGAAACATTGGACGCGATCAAGACGCACGATCCAGCGATCGTGCTGCTCGACATCAACATGCCCGGCATGAACGGCGTGCAGACGCTCGAAGCGCTGCGCGAGCGCGGCGACAAGCGCAAGGTCGTGCTGCTGACCGCCGAGATCAACGACCGGCAGCTGATGTCGGTGATGCGCGCAGGGGTGGACGGGATCGTTTCGAAGGATGGGGCCGAGGACGGGCTGGTCGATGTGCTCGACCGCGTGCATTCGGGCCAGAAAGCCATCGGGCAGGACTTCCTCCAGCGCGCGCTCGACCTGTCGCTCAGGCCCGATTCACAAGGCCCGCTGGGCAAGCTCAACCCGCGCGAACGCAAGATTGCGGCGCTCGTCGCGCGCGGCATGCGCAACCGCGACATCGGCGCGGAAATGGGCATCGGCGAGGGCACGGTGAAAGTTTACCTGCACACGATGTACCAGAAGCTGGGGATCGATAATCGCACCGAACTGGCGCTGCTGGCGGTGAATGAGCAGGATGGGTGA
- a CDS encoding histidine kinase: MIATGRAILALSFLLALWLDPAVPVRGVAGGYYLASGYLVWTAVLMIIAWRSWWFDFRLAPLAQGIDIAVFVSAVYFTESPFTEFQSPFLAFAAFLLVAAMVRWNWRATALTAAILLIANFAFGVALYELGIQIDLFRFTRRILYMILLSGILIWLSMSRGTGRAIDFPDPPGLLGERRDGLLDSALDLTASLLGARHVVLAFGGNEEPWVELRRLSMGRITSERAGPDRFEEEWSEAPSAAIFSVSKKRLLMLDGTGVIARSGEVTSSLAGEFCIDEGIVVPVHSATGAGQMLAWECNSLGPDDLRIMHTMAEQIGAALDREEMATLARSAAETGVRHAVARDLHDSVAQFLAGTLFRLEALRRWIREGNDPEGEIDSIKNALRREQGQLRLLIERLRRGEEGNRRTEMADELRDLLNEAGLHWHIETELVMPDKPMPVPVQLSHEIRQLVREAIANAVRHGKCRKVRVELAQESGMLNLRIDDDGTGFPLQPETIRPRSITERVEALGGTFNMQSNNRGARLEIAIRSGEPA, translated from the coding sequence GTGATTGCAACCGGCAGGGCCATCCTTGCCCTGTCGTTCCTGCTTGCGTTGTGGCTGGATCCTGCGGTGCCAGTGCGCGGCGTGGCTGGCGGATATTATCTGGCCAGCGGTTACCTTGTCTGGACCGCCGTGCTGATGATCATCGCCTGGCGCAGCTGGTGGTTCGATTTCAGGCTGGCTCCGCTGGCGCAGGGCATCGATATCGCCGTGTTCGTATCGGCGGTCTATTTCACCGAAAGTCCGTTCACCGAATTCCAGAGCCCGTTCCTGGCCTTTGCCGCATTTCTGCTGGTGGCCGCGATGGTGCGCTGGAACTGGCGCGCGACGGCCTTGACCGCAGCCATCCTGCTGATTGCCAACTTTGCGTTCGGCGTCGCGCTTTACGAACTCGGCATCCAGATCGATCTGTTCCGCTTCACCCGGCGCATCCTTTACATGATCCTGCTCTCGGGCATCCTGATCTGGCTGAGCATGTCGCGCGGGACGGGGCGGGCGATCGACTTTCCCGACCCTCCGGGTCTGCTGGGCGAGCGGCGCGACGGACTGCTCGATTCAGCACTCGATCTGACCGCGAGCTTGCTGGGGGCACGGCATGTCGTCCTGGCTTTCGGGGGCAACGAGGAACCCTGGGTCGAATTGCGCCGCCTGTCCATGGGCCGCATCACGTCGGAGCGCGCCGGTCCTGACCGTTTCGAAGAGGAATGGAGCGAGGCACCATCGGCAGCCATTTTCAGCGTGAGCAAGAAGCGGCTGCTCATGCTTGACGGCACTGGTGTCATTGCCCGCAGCGGGGAAGTGACATCCTCGCTGGCCGGAGAGTTCTGCATTGACGAAGGTATTGTCGTGCCAGTGCACAGTGCAACCGGCGCCGGACAAATGCTGGCATGGGAGTGCAACTCGCTTGGCCCGGACGACTTGCGCATCATGCACACAATGGCCGAACAGATCGGTGCCGCGCTGGACCGCGAGGAAATGGCGACACTGGCGCGCAGCGCCGCCGAAACCGGCGTGCGCCATGCGGTTGCGCGCGATCTGCATGACAGCGTGGCGCAGTTCCTTGCGGGCACGCTGTTCCGGCTGGAGGCGCTGCGTCGCTGGATCCGCGAGGGCAACGATCCCGAAGGCGAGATCGATTCGATCAAGAATGCGCTGCGGCGCGAACAGGGCCAGTTGCGCCTGCTGATCGAACGCCTGCGCCGGGGCGAGGAAGGCAACCGGCGCACCGAAATGGCCGACGAATTGCGCGACCTGCTGAACGAGGCGGGCCTGCACTGGCACATCGAGACCGAACTGGTCATGCCCGATAAGCCGATGCCGGTCCCGGTCCAGCTTAGCCATGAAATCCGCCAATTGGTGCGCGAGGCGATTGCCAATGCGGTGCGCCATGGCAAATGCCGCAAGGTGCGTGTGGAACTTGCCCAGGAATCGGGTATGCTTAACCTTCGGATAGATGACGACGGGACCGGTTTCCCGCTACAGCCCGAAACGATCCGCCCACGATCCATCACCGAGCGGGTGGAAGCACTGGGCGGGACTTTCAACATGCAAAGCAACAATCGTGGCGCTCGGCTCGAGATTGCCATCCGATCCGGAGAACCCGCATGA
- a CDS encoding helix-turn-helix transcriptional regulator: MDNPLLELTAKQREVLDLLIQHKTSKEISRLLGISPHTVDQRIMLARAKLGVGTRGEVAQAYRRLLEICEQPVYGLSHVGFPPLPAETSERDDVGVDRSGTGTLPLAPQATGIEGKVSGSTPGGYDPQGKDGIVYHHVLPETFDGPYGTLMRLGFIVAITALLILIVLGGLSMFAELSSLLDR; this comes from the coding sequence ATGGACAATCCGTTGTTGGAGCTGACAGCCAAGCAGCGCGAAGTCCTTGATCTCTTGATACAACACAAGACGTCAAAGGAGATATCCCGCCTCCTTGGCATTTCCCCGCACACTGTCGATCAGCGCATCATGCTCGCCCGCGCCAAGCTTGGCGTCGGCACGCGCGGTGAGGTCGCACAGGCCTATCGCCGCCTGCTCGAGATATGCGAACAACCCGTATATGGACTTTCCCATGTAGGCTTTCCGCCACTTCCGGCCGAAACGTCTGAGCGGGACGACGTTGGTGTCGACCGGTCCGGAACTGGGACATTGCCTCTGGCGCCACAAGCGACCGGGATCGAAGGCAAGGTTTCAGGCTCCACGCCAGGCGGGTATGATCCGCAAGGCAAGGACGGGATCGTTTACCACCACGTTCTCCCGGAGACGTTCGACGGGCCGTATGGCACCTTGATGCGACTGGGTTTCATTGTCGCAATCACGGCGCTGCTGATCCTGATCGTGCTTGGGGGCTTGAGCATGTTTGCCGAGTTGTCCTCGCTGCTCGATCGCTGA
- a CDS encoding winged helix DNA-binding protein, translated as MTVRSMRATTTRATITTIGRRSAPRLVEPAKTAETLDPALIVHHLAVAREIYAERRRRHKFLPADLFGEPTWDILLDLYIAAREERRVPTTSACIGAHVPPTTALRWLRILEARGLIEREDDGRDGRRTFVRLTWRGLAAMDASLASLRKNIGRVLAHDPDRHLPAG; from the coding sequence ATGACTGTACGTTCCATGCGGGCAACAACCACGCGGGCCACCATCACCACGATCGGACGTCGCAGCGCACCGCGCCTGGTCGAGCCTGCCAAGACTGCCGAAACGCTCGATCCGGCGCTGATCGTCCACCACCTCGCCGTGGCCCGCGAGATCTACGCCGAGCGCCGCCGCCGCCACAAGTTCCTGCCCGCCGACCTGTTCGGCGAGCCGACCTGGGACATCCTGCTCGACCTCTACATCGCCGCGCGTGAAGAGCGCCGCGTGCCCACCACCAGCGCCTGCATCGGCGCGCATGTGCCGCCGACCACCGCCTTGCGCTGGCTGCGCATCCTCGAAGCGCGCGGCCTGATCGAGCGTGAGGACGATGGCCGTGATGGCCGCCGCACGTTTGTCCGCCTCACCTGGCGGGGCCTTGCGGCGATGGATGCCAGTCTCGCCAGCCTGCGCAAGAACATCGGGCGCGTCCTCGCCCACGATCCCGACCGGCACCTCCCGGCGGGTTGA
- a CDS encoding TonB family protein, whose product MAYLIEDTGRKRAQTFVAVALLHGAGIWAIASGFAGGVVNIVRDTLVARQWQDEVKITPIAPPDVKPPEARTDRTVVAPKPDIVLAKADPGFTIREIDVPEIPPAGDLVIEPKPQPSPLPSATPSYSVRGAAPKSAPGSWVSDRDYPSAAIREEREGVTRFRLAIGPDGRVTGCEVTGSSGSADLDAATCAKVSARARFTPALGSDGMPAAGSYSGAVRWILP is encoded by the coding sequence ATGGCTTATCTCATCGAAGACACGGGCAGGAAGCGGGCGCAGACTTTCGTGGCAGTCGCCCTTCTGCATGGCGCTGGCATCTGGGCGATTGCGTCGGGCTTTGCCGGCGGCGTGGTGAACATCGTGCGCGATACGCTGGTGGCCAGGCAGTGGCAGGACGAGGTGAAAATCACACCGATCGCGCCGCCCGATGTGAAGCCCCCGGAAGCGCGCACCGACCGGACGGTGGTCGCGCCGAAGCCGGACATCGTGCTGGCGAAGGCCGATCCGGGATTCACGATCCGCGAGATCGACGTGCCGGAAATTCCACCAGCGGGCGACCTGGTGATCGAACCGAAGCCCCAGCCCTCACCCCTGCCATCGGCGACCCCAAGCTATAGCGTGCGCGGTGCTGCGCCGAAGTCTGCGCCGGGATCGTGGGTTTCGGACCGCGACTATCCGAGCGCGGCGATCCGCGAAGAGCGCGAAGGCGTGACGCGGTTCAGGCTGGCGATCGGGCCTGACGGGCGGGTGACGGGCTGCGAGGTCACCGGATCCAGCGGCTCGGCCGATCTGGATGCCGCGACGTGTGCCAAAGTCAGCGCGCGGGCGCGCTTCACCCCAGCCCTGGGCAGCGACGGCATGCCGGCGGCGGGCAGCTACAGCGGCGCGGTGCGCTGGATTCTGCCCTGA